The Salvelinus sp. IW2-2015 unplaced genomic scaffold, ASM291031v2 Un_scaffold629, whole genome shotgun sequence region ACTGGTGGGGGGGAGACTGGTGGGAGAGAGATCTGGGGGAGGACGTGGGAGAACTGGTGGGAGAGGAGAACTGAGTGGGAGGGAGACTGCGTGGGGGGGGACTGGTGGGACGGAGGACTGGTGGGAGGGAGACTGGTGGGGGGACGAGACTGGCGGTGGTGAGagagactggtgggaggagctggtgggagggaGACTGGTGGGAGGGAGACTGGTGGGGGGGACTGGTGGGAGGAGAGCTTGGTGGGAGGGAGAACTGGGTGGGgggagactggtgggaggagaCTGGTGGGgggagactggtgggaggagaCTGGTGGGAGGGAACTGGTGGAGGGAGGACTGGGTAGGGCGGAGACTGGTGGGAGACTGGTGGAGGAGACTGTGGGAGGGAGACTGGTGGAGGGAGACTCGGTGGGAGGGAGACTGGTGGGGGGAGACTGGTGGGCGGGGAGATGCGTGGGAGGGAGACTGTGGGGGAGACTGTGATGGGATGGGAGGACTGGGTGGGGGAGACTGGGTGGGGGGAGACTGTGGAGGGAGACTTGGTGGGGGAGACTGGTGGGGGGAGACTGGTGCGGAGGGAGACTGGTGGGGAGACTGGGGGGGACTGGTGGGGGAGACTGGTGGGGGGGAACTGGTGGGGGAGACTGGTGGGAGACTCGGTGGGAGGGAGACTGGTGGGAGGCGAGGACTGGTGGAGGAGACTGCGTGGGAgaggagactggtgggaggagaCTGGTGGAGGAGACTGGTGGGAGGGAGACGCTGTGGGGCAGGAGACTGGTTGGAGAGATGGTGGAGGAGACTGGTGGGAGAGAGACTGGTGGGAGCGAGACTGGTGGAGGGAGACTGGTTGGGAAGGTTGTCAATGGGGTCTGTAGCCTAGCAGTGTTTTTGTTCGTTCCGTCTGCATAAATCAAAAATTATGTTATAATGTAATTCATATTTTCACTAAGAGAACTTGACTTCTCACTTCCATGTGTCATTTGTTTAGGCTGGCGTTTATttaactgactctgaaaaactaACTGACGATTTTTATGTGATAAAAATATCTGAAATCGAATTTTATTtgactcccatctctctcttgtgGNNNNNNNNNNNNNNNNNNNNNNNNNNNNNNNNNNNNNNNNNNNNNNNNNNNNNNNNNNNNNNNNNNNNNNNNNNNNNNNNNNNNNNNNNNNNNNNNNNNNNNNNNNNNNNNNNNNNNNNNNNNNNNNNNNNNNNNNNNNNNNNNNNNNNNNNNNNNNNNNNNNNNNNNNNNNNNNNNNNNNNNNNNNNNNNNNNNNNNNNNNNNNNNNNNNNNNNNNNNNNNNNNNNNNNNNNNNNNNNNNNNNNNNNNNNNNNNNNNNNNNNNNNNNNNNNNNNNNNNNNNNNNNNNNNNNNNNNNNNNNNNNNNNNNNNNNNNNNNNNNNNNNNNNNNNNNNNNNNNNNNNNNNNNNNNNNNNNNNNNNNNNNNNNNNNNNNNNNNNNNNNNNNNNNNNNNNNNNNNNNNNNNNNNNNNNNNNNNNNNNNNNNNNNNNNNNNNNNNNNNNNNNNNNNNNNNNNNNNNNNNNNNNNNNNNNNNNNNNNNNNNNNNNNNNNNNNNNNNNNNNNNNNNNNNNNNNNNNNNNNNNNNNNNNNNNNNNNNNNNNNNNNNNNNNNNNNNNNNNNNNNNNNNNNNNNNNNNNNNNNNNNNNNNNNNNNNNNNNNNNNNNNNNNNNNNNNNNNNNNNNNNNNNNNNNNNNNNNNNNNNNNNNNNNNNNNNNNNNNNNNNNNNNNNNNNNNNNNNNNNNNNNNNNNNNNNNNNNNNNNNNNNNNNNNNNNNNNNNNNNNNNNNNNNNNNNNNNNNNNNNNNNNNNNNNNNNNNNNNNNNNNNNNNNNNNNNNNNNNNNNNNNNNNNNNNNNNNNNNNNNNNNNNNNNNNNNNNNNNNNNNNNNNNNNNNNNNNNNNNNNNNNNNNNNNNNNNNNNNNNNNNNNNNNNNNNNNNNNNNNNNNNNNNNNNNNNNNNNNNNNNNNNNNNNNNNNNNNNNNNNNNNNNNNNNNNNNNNNNNNNNNNNNNNNNNNNNNNNNNNNNNNNNNNNNNNNNNNNNNNNNNNNNNNNNNNNNNNNNNNNNNNNNNNNNNNNNNNNNtctctctctcttgtcatctttcctctctctctctctctcacttatccctctctctctctctctctctctctctctctctctctctctctctctctctctctctctctctctctctctctctctctctctctctctctctctctctctctgtctcttctctctctctcctctctctgtgtgtctctctcttgtgtgtctctctctctctgtcttctctgtctctctttctctgtctctctctctctctgagtgtgtctctccgctctctctgtctctctctgctgtctctctttctctatgtctctgtctctctctcttgtgtctctctctctctctctctcttctttctctcttctctctctctctctctctctctctctctctctctcctctctctcttctcactctctttaGCTCACAACACACATTCCATTAATGAGAGAAGACAACTGTAAAGTCAGATGCTTTTCAGATGAAAGCTACTGTTTATCCTAAAAAGATGATAACTCTGATTTATAAAACATGGAATCTGATTCCCAGAAAAAGGGCAAATCCTTTGTAGAATGCACTTAGGCAGGCTGCatgtggaataaaaaaaaaacaagaggcCCCCAGAGTGGAAGAATGGCCCCGAGGTGATGCACCGACAATGTGTAATGGAAGGAGATGGAATCCAACAGGATGTACAGCTGTGGtagagcgagagaaaagagagtttgtgtgagagagagagtggaggagagagagggttaaaaGATTAGCTTGTAGGATACTGTTCAACCATCTAAACTTCACTAGCTCACCTACTCTCAGTACAATGGTGTAGTCCACATGCCTGCATATTATATCACCCGGTAGGTGGGAGTGGCAACCATCTTTGTGAAATAAGATCTGCAAACGTGTCTTCCGTGATCAAATCGTGGTCGACGTTGGCTTCATGTGGTTTTCAGATGTCGGCACGGGAGAAggtgctatgtagggaataagacGACGAGGGATGGAAGGAGACCAGCTGTTCTCAAGGCAATGCACAGAcctttttttggtggggggggggggggggggggggggcaggtggtAACATGGTTGACCCTTATTCTGTGTACAGCTCTGTGTGAGGGCACCTTCTCATAGTAGGGCAAAAGGGCATGTGGTAACACTGGTTGACCCTTATTCTGTGTACAGCTCTGTGTGAAGCAAACTGATAACAACCTTAGTAGTGGTTATTATGACTACTGTCTAGTATATTACAGTGAATTCTGAAAGTTATTCAGATcctttcccttttcccacattttgttacgttacagccttgttctaaaacggattaaataaataaaattcctcatcaatctacacacaataccccatcatttcaAATCGAAAGcagtttttttagaaatgtttgcaaatgtattaaaaataaaaacagaaatacttattacataagtattcaaaccctttgttaagagactcaaaactgagctcaggtgcatcctgtttccattgggtatcctttaaatgtttctacaacttgattggagtccacctgtgtaaattcattaattggacgtgatttggaaaggaacacacttgtctatataaggtccacagttgacagtgcatgtcagagcaaaaaccaagcaatgacgttgaaggaattgtccgaagagctctgagacaggattgtgtcgaggcacagatctgggaaggatacaaaaacatttctgcagcattgaacgttcccaagaacacagtggcctccatcattcttaaatggaagaatttggaaccaccaagactcttcctagagctggccaagaTCAATCGGAgttgaagggccttggtcagggaggagacaagaacccaatggtcactctgacagagctccagagttcctctatggagatgggataaccttccagaaggacaaccatctctgcagcactccaccaatcaggcttttatggtagagtggccagacggaagccactcctcagtaaaaggcacatgacagccagcttggagtttggtaaaaggcacctaaagactctcagaccaagattgaactcttggcctgaatgccaagcatcacgtctggaggaaacctggcaccatccctacggtgaagcgtggtggtggcagcatcatgctgggggatgtttccagcggcagggactgggagactagtcaggatcgagggaaagatgaacagagcaaagtacagagagatccttgatgaaaacctgctccagagcactcaggacctcagactgggatgaaggttcaccttccaacaggacaacaaccctaagcacacagccaagacaacacaggagtggattcgggacgagtctctgaatgtccttgagtggcccagccagagcccggacttgaacccaatcgaacatctctggagagacctgaaaatagctgtgcagcaacgctccccttccaacctgacagagcttgagaggatctgcagagaagaaaggcagaaactccccaaatacagttgtgacaagcttgtagcattgggacccaagaagacttgaggctgtaatcgctgccaaaggtacttcaataaagtactgagtaaagggtctgaatacttacagtagcagtcaaaagtttggactcacctactcattcaacgtttttattttattttactattttctacattgtagaataatagtgaagacatcaaaactatgaaataacacatatggaatcatgtagtaaccaaaaaaagtgttcaacaaatacaaatttcaagaactttgaaagtttcttcaagtgcaaaaaccatcaagcaatgaaataacacatatggaatcatgtagtaataggtgtgtccaaacatttgactggttcaGTATGTGAGCACATGTTTTCCAAACCACACTCAAACATTTGaacatttaacttcttatggctgcaggggcagtattgagtagcttggatgaaaggtgcacagaggttcccatagtaaactgcctactCCTCAGRcccagttgctaatatatgcatattactattcgtattggatataaaacactctgaagtttctaaaactgtttgaattatgtctgtgagtataacagaactcatatggcaggcaaaaacctgagaagttccacttcctgtttgaattgtttctgaggtggcagattttcaaccaagctctcattgaaattacagcgagatattgatgagttttcacttcctcggcttccactagatgtcaacagtcaatagaactttgtctgatgactctaatgtgaaggggggccgaaggagacaggaattagtcaggtctgccacgagctgaccatgctttcacatgcgccttcacatgaggaggacctccgttccaccMctcttctgaagtcaatctaattctccggttggaacgttattcaagatgtatgttaatgTAGAGTGCTACGAGTGATCTCAGCATCCTAGAAAGACACTCGACCAGCTGGTGTGAGGAAGGAGGCCTTGATGTTATTGTGCACATCTATAGCAACTCTGGTTCCCATGTCTACCGACATCCAGGAAGCTGGTGTCTCCTTGTACCACCTGTCTACAGTATCCTGGACACAAGTTCCCAGTGGGTGGGGAGTGGTCAAGAAACGTGGGGTGGCTGTATTGTGTTGATGACTCTGTGTTGTCAGTGTCTATGGTGCAGAGGTAGTTGTGGAGGGCCACGCAGGCCTTCTCAGCTTTCTCTGGGGCAATCTCAAGGGCTCATCCCAGGATCCTCCATCTTGCAGCAAGGATCCCAAAGCAGTTCTCGGAAATTGTTCTGGCTCTTGAGTGGCTGTCGTTGATGATCTTGGCGTCATCAAGGCCAGAAGAaccattaaataaaacatgtgtttCCATTAGTATTGAACAGGAACATGGAGGCTATTAAATGTGTACTGTAACAACTGTGTCGCCTATGCTTTGGACATAGGCCTATCATTTCATTTGTATAGTCACATGTATTTGGTGTATTTCACCTGGAGACGGTCGCATCAAGTTTACCCTCAGAGGGAATGCCTCGTTTCCCATGAAGACATATGGTCTCGGTGTTTGGTTCCCCGGCAAGCACCCTGGCCTTGGTAGCGACAGCTGGCCTGAAATGGGTTGGGAGCCCAGCTTGCTTCATGAGCAGATTTCCGCATCTCTCTCCCGACCATATGAACCCAGGTCGATCATGGTGAAGTGCGTACCTTGCATCTCAGACTGCCATCAGGACCATATGGACCCACCTCCTTCATGGTGAAGTGGTACTTTGCAGACTGCCATCAGGACCTATGGACCCACCTCCTTCATGGTGAAGTGGTACCTTGCATCTCAGCTCCTGCATCGACCATAGGACCCACCTCCTTCATGGTGAAGTGTACTTTGCAGACTGCCATCAGG contains the following coding sequences:
- the LOC139023964 gene encoding uncharacterized protein produces the protein MAVCKVHFTMKEVGPMVDAGAEMQVSCPTASPSHQSPPPVSSHQSPLPRSLLHQSSPPTSLPPTESPTSLPHQFPPTSLPHQSPPVSPPVSLRTSLPPPVSPTKSPSTVSPHPVSPTQSSHPITVSPTVSLPRISPPTSLPPPVSLPPSLPPPVSLPQSPPPVSHQSPPYPVLPPPVPSHQSPPTSLPPPVSSHQSPPTQFSLPPSSPPTSPPHQSPSHQSPSHQLLPPVSLTTASLVPPPVSLPPVLRPTSPPPRSLPPTQFSSPTSSPTSSPRSLSHQSPPHQSPFPPVSLTTQSPPTHLPPTSPPRQSPIDSLT